The stretch of DNA ATTGAACTACCCGATGAAACCTTGTTTTTTTGCTTTCAAAAAAATGGCGACTCAAATAAAAATGCAATCGAAGAATTTCTTTCTGAGTGGACTGTATTTCAGTCTTTTTCAAAGAACATGGAAATACAAAAACCATCCTGTGTATTTTACTGAATTACAGAATGGTTTAACTCTTCCCATCGATTCAATTTTAATAAAAGAGTTTCGTCTAACTTCTTTAAATCCTCGTTCAAGTCCTTCACCTTCAAAAAATCTGTCCGGTGTTTCGCCATATCTTCATGGATTATTTTTTTTTGATTTTCCAACTTTTCAATTTCAGATTCAACGTTTTGAATTTCTTTTTGCGTTTTTGCTAGATTTTTTTTCTTAATCCCTTCTTTACCAAAAGAATAACCATTCTCATTGGAAGGTTTAGACTTTTCTTGATTGTTGGATTTTTTCTGAGCTAAATACTCACTATACGTTCCTGTAAATGTATGAATTCCACCTTGCCCATCAAAAACTAAAAGATGGTCAGCGACCCTATCCATAAAATATCTATCGTGGGAAACTGTAACTACGCATCCCGAAAATCCCATTAAAAACTCTTCCAAAATAGATAAAGTCCGAATATCAAAATCATTCGTAGGCTCATCTAAAATGAGAAAATTCGGATTGTGCATTAAAATCTGAACAAGGTATAGTCTTCGCTTTTCTCCACCAGAAAGTTTTTCAATTAGACTTGATTGCAATTTAGAAGAAAACTGAAATCTCTCTAGCAATTTCGAAGCACTTAACTTTTCTCCATTTTCTAAACTTATATATTCTCCAACGTTTTTTTGGATATATTCCAGAACGCGCATATACAAAGGAAGCTCTATACTAGTTTGATCAAAGTAGCCAATATGAGTATTTACACCGAGACTAACGCTTCCAAAATCTGAATGAACCCTACCTGAGAGAATATTTAAGAATGTAGATTTTCCTACACCATTTGGACCGATGATCCCAAGTTTTTCATAATGTTTGAAAGTATAAGAGAAGGAATTTATCAATTTATTTCCATCAAAACTTTTCGATATATTTGAAACTTCTAATATTTTTTTCCCGACCTTTTTTGGATCCACTTGAAAAGAATAATTTTCCTGAACTGAAAACCTTTCAGTGTTCATTGCACTTATAATTTTATCTGTTCTTGCTTTTTGCTTTGTGCCACGAGCCTTTGGTTGTCGTTTCAGCCACTCCAATTCAACTCGCAGAAAACTTATTCTTTTAGCTTCTTTACGTAAATTAGCATCTTCTATCTCTACTTTTTTTTCTAAATAATAATCGTAATTGCCCTCAAATAAAATTGAATCGGGTATAGAAATTTCAAAAATTTTATCTACAACTAAATCTAAAAAATATCTATCGTGTGTAACGATTAACAATGCCTTGTCTGTCTTGATTAAAAATGACTCTAACCAAAGAATTGTTTCAATATCTAAATGATTTGTTGGCTCGTCTAAAATTAAAAGATTGGAATCATCAATTAAAGTTTGAACTAATTCTACCTTCTTTAACATTCCACCAGACAACTCTGACATTTTTCTGTTCAATCCCTTTATACCAAGCTCTTGGAGGATAGAAGTAATGCGATTTTCATATTGCCATGCGTTATGCGAATCCATTTTCTCCATAATCTTGTGCATTTCTTTTTCTAGGGCTTCGCTTGAATCAACCTCCATTCTCTCGCAGATTTCCATGTATTGCTTGACTAAACCCAAAGCCTGACTCTTACCTTTATAGATATGCCCCAAGATAGAATCCTCAGGATTGAAAGTCGGATTTTGCTCAAGGTAACTAATAGATAAATTTCTATTTCTAAAAATTTCACCATTATCGACTTCTTCCACGCCCAATATCATTCTGAGAAAAGTAGATTTACCTGAGCCATTCACTCCAATGATACCAACTTTTTCTCCTTCGTTCAAACCAAATGTAAGCTCTCGAAAAAGCTCTGTTTCTCCCGATTTCTTGGATATTTTATTGATAGATAATAGATTCATAAATATAAAATTTCACCACTTAGCAAAATGTTCTTCCGCCCAACCTGTTAAGTTTTCCAAATAATACTCCCTCCCTTGAAAATTAATTCTACCTTTATAATGCCCGAATAATTGATGAACCTCTGATTGAATTATTAAAAAATTGGAGACAGCAACTCTCTCATAAAAAGGAGTAAAGACTAAATCAACATTTTTGTAAATCGTCGATTGAATTTTCCATGGCTCCATGAAATTTTTTGTATTGTATGTAAACTGTAAAGGCTCTTTGATTTTTTCTAATTTCCCATCTAAGCATATTGAGTTTTCAGAAATTCCAGTATTGTCAGTCCATTTGGCTCCAAGATTTAGACCGATTAATGCGTTATCCGACATACCTGATACACCTCCCCAATTCCAAGAAATACTCCGAGGCCAAATCCCCCTACCAAAATCCAAACACCCAAGAGTCTCGTCTTTTCTAAACTGTATTTTCTTTTCACCGTGAATAAAATATCCTTCAGTAGGGAGAGTGTGGTGTTTGGAAGTAAACTGAAATTGTGAATCGCTCCAAGGGACTACAACGTTTAATGTTTCGTGGTTTTTAGGGTTGTGTACCTTGAGCTCAGATTTTAAAGGCTTCCCTATGAAATCTTTCCAATCTATTTTCAATTCTGTGTAACCATTTTTGGGTAACATCTCTACAGTGCACTTTTTAGATTTATAGACTGCATCGTCACCCACCCTCTCCCCCATTTTTAAATTTAAACCAAAAGAAATCAAAATAGAATCTTCAAAAAATTCCTTAGTCTTATAATTCAAGTAGTAAGCAAAGACCATCCCTGAATAATCCAAATCAGTAAGAGTAATTGAAAACATATAGTCTTTGCCAACCACACACCAATAATTCCACTTTTTCTTTCGTAGCCAATTTCCAGATAAATTTGAAACTTGCAAAGGATTTCTTGACCATCCGACAGAATCCCAATTCAATAACCCATTCTTATTGCAAAGAAAAACTTCCTCTTTGATTTCTCTTTCTTCAAATTGATTTGTATGATTATTTTGATTCATAAGCTCTCACCCCATTGCACTTTTTCTAAAAAAATTCATCGTAAAAATAATGTCGAAAATCTCAATCCCTTATTTCCCATTTCCATAAAATTTCACATAAGCTAAACACAAAAACTCATTTGCATTTATTTGGAAAAATAAAACAATGAAATTCTAAAGGAAACAAAATGATAGATAGATACAGCAATCCTGAAATTGCACAAATTTGGGAGTTAGAAAATAAATTCAAAATCTGGACTGAGATAGAAATTCTTGCTTGTGAAGCGAGGTTTAACAAAGGAGAAATTCCTGAGAAAGATTTTTTTGACATAAAATCTAAAGCTAAATTTAACGTTGCAGAAATTTTAGAATTAGAAGAAAAACTGCAACACGATGTTATTGCCTTTCTTACGAATTTAGGCTCTTACATTGGGGATGCGTCACGCCACGTTCACTATGGGTTAACCTCTTCTGATATTGGAGATACTGCGCTTTGCATCCAAATGGTTCAAGCCGTTGATATAATAATAGATCGAGTAAATACTTTGATTGATACTACCGCAGAAAAGGCAAAAGAATATAGAGACCTCCCTTGCATCGGTCGATCGCACGGAATCCACGCCGAGCCGATGACTTTAGGATTAAAGTTTGCATTATTCTATTCTGAGATGAAACGAAATTTAGAAAGACTAAAGACTGCAAAAAATGAAATTGCAGTAGGAAAATTTTCTGGTGCTGTTGGCACATACTCCAATATAGATCCTGAAATCGAAAAATATATTTGTGATAAATTGGGATTAGAAGTTGATCCTATCACTACTCAGGTAATCACCAGAGATCGACACGCAAATTATATGAGTGCAATTGCAATTACTGCATCCTCTTTGGATAGAATGGCTACTGAGATTCGACTTCTACAAAAAACGGAAGGCAGAGAAGTAGAAGAGCCTTTTGCAAAAGGTCAAAAAGGGTCATCAGCCATGCCCCATAAAAGAAATCCTGTAGTGTGCGAAAGAATTTCAGGAATTGCACGGGTCATTCGTTCCAATGTAAATGTTTCTTTTCAAAATATGCCTCTTTGGCACGAGAGAGATATTTCTCATTCTTCGGCAGAGAGAATCATTTTACCTGATTCCACTATTGCTTTAGAGTATATACTCGTAAAGATGAATCATGTACTAAAAAATCTTCATGTCTATCCCGATGCAACAAAAAGAACGTTAGACGTTACACGTGGACTTATTTTTTCGCAAAAAGCCATGCTCTACTTAATCGAAAAAGGAAATCTATCTCGCGAAAAAGCCTACGAGAAAATACAATCTCACGCAATGGCAGTTTGGGGAGACTCAAAAGAAAATTTACGAGACAGGTTGTCAAAAGACTCTGAAATTTCTTCTATTCTAAATTCAACTGCCTTAGATAAAATTTTTGATATAAAACCATATCTTGAAAGAGTTGAATTTATTTTTGCAAGACTTGGGCTATAACCTATTTTACAAATCCTCCAGAAAACAAAATATAAGCTCCACCTATCAGCTGAATAGGAGAAGTGATTATATCTAACGGAACTGTAATAATAAACCCAAGATAATAAAGAGTATTCTTAAAATAATAAGTAGGAGTGTCTCTTACAACCCATTTGAGATCGTCAGAATACAATTGAACAGTTCTTGGCATGAAATTTTTTTCAAAAATTTCAGGATCAGTTTTTTTTCTTTCAATAATAACATATTGTATCCTGCTGCTTAACTCACTCATAAAAATAAGGACTATCTCATCTCTAATATCTTCTTTGTTAATACCCACTGAAATCAAATTTCTTTCAGGGATTTTTTTATTCTCATCAAATAGGTTAAGTCCAACCCTATATAGTAAAAATGAGATTCTTTTCTCTTTTGAAGAAGGATCTGCCTCGGTAATTTTATACTTTTTCTCATCGTGGTTAATACGATAAGAAATTATCCTTCCCTTTCCTTCTAAAACATTTTCAAATTGAACTACTATCTCTCCATTCTTGGAGAAAGAATCAACCTCTTTCCCAAGTGTCACTGGCTTTACTTTCCCATATTCATTTTGCGAATACGAGTAGTGAACTGGATCAAACCTCTTAGAGTATGATGAGGAAATACAATTTGTGAAAATGAGAATTAATAAAAATAAATATTTTTTCATTTCTTTACCGCATAAAAATAAACTTTTGAATTTTCGGGAAGCATATTAATAGAATGGCCAAGTCTGTTGATTTGAAATTTATCATCAAATAAAAAAAAACTCAATAGTGTTCTGCCGTAATTGAAGCTTGAATCCGGTTGAGGTTTTGGATCGGTTAAAATTTGTTTTTCTGATTTTAGAGAGCTAAGATAATTATTAGATGGGAAGTCCTCCGTAAAAAAATAAATCTTTGGGCTTTTCTTTGGATATACTCCTCCAAAATCATCTTCATTTACTGAACTCCAATCAGGAGTAATTCCAAACTGGTTCTTGTATTTTCCCTTTATCTTAATCTCTATCTGACTTCCAAAGCTCTTAATCTTATCGCAAGATTTTTTTTCACATTGGCTAAATATATAAATCAACTCAGATTCTGTAGGCAAACGATAAACAGCTTTTTTTCCAAAATCGTTCATAGACATTGCATCAAGAAACAAAACAGCGTCCTTGAATAACAAATTCTCTGCCGGACATTCAGGGCATTTTTCAGGATATTCTGACCAAGGAGAAAATTTTTCGTCACCAATAATTTTTTCCCACACCATTCTTGTAATCGGTTTAGAAGAAATATGAAAACCGGATATCTTTACAGTAACCACATCTTTGTCAGAATGAATCTCTTTCTTATTGACCCTATTAAATTGGTTGTAGTAAGAATTATCAAATTGAAATTCACCTTGTGGAATTTTTACAAAATCAATACTGAAATCTTTCTTTTTTTCAGCGAAAGTTTGGCTTACGAATAAAAAGCAAATTAACGTAAAAAGAGTTATTTTTTTATTTTTCAATTTCATCTTTCCAAAATATATTCAGATAAAACTATATACAAGCGGTTAATTTTCTGATAAGATCTTTTTTGTATTTCTTCTTTTAATAGCTATGATAATACCGCTCAAAACTATCAGAATAGTTCCTAAAATCTGAAACTTATTTGGTACATGATTTCCAAAGAAAAACTCTAAAACAAGAGCAAACACTACATAAGAATAACCAAGTGCAGAGGCTTCCGATGCCGGTAAATACACATACCCCTTAGTCAGAAAAATTTGTCCAAGCATTGCAAAGAGACCGATAGAAAGAATTAATACGAAATCAGTCTCACTTCTCGGTAAAGAGATAGAGGGACTTCCTAACTTAGAATACCAACTGCCAAGCTGGAAAAATTTTAACACAAAAGGCACTGCACTACCAAGAATACAAAACGAGAGAACGATTGTTCGTGGATTATAAATTCCCCTCATCTCACGAAGAGAATTGTAAGAGTATGCCGTTGAAATCCCACATAAAATCCCAGCAATACCAAAATCGAAAAAATGTTCGGCAGATATTTGAAATGTAAAAAGTATTCCGATAAATCCAACTACGATAGATAGAATGGTTTTCAAATCAGGCTTTTCTGATTTTTTTAAGATTTCAAATAGAGTAAGATAAATCGGTGAGGTTTGCACAGAAATTACAGCAAGCCCCAATGAATGGTTTTGAATCAGATAAAAAAATAAAAATAGAGAAAAAGTGCCTGAAAGCCCTCTCGATATAAGAAAAAATTTCTTTCCACCCTTCTCAGAAATTTTCTTTGCAATAAATTTATCATAGATAAACAAAGGAGTAAGCACAACCACTGCAAAAAAACTTCTATAAAATACATTGTCCCAAGAGCTGACTTCTTTTCCTCTAAATTTTGCAAGTAACCCCATCACACTGAATAAAAATGATGAGGACAAAATCAAATATACTCCTTTCAAATTAGTATTCCGGTAAATCGGGAGCCACATCCCGAATATAGGAAAGTATTCCTCCTTCAAGGTGAGATACTTTCTTGAAACCTGTTTCTAATAAAATCTCTACCCCTGTAATCGAACGTACGCCAGATTTGCAATACACAACAATTTCAGTGTCTAAAAGAATATTTTCTGTGAGTTCAGAGATTCTACTCTTCAATAATTTTACAGGGATAAGAAAATCTGTTCCATGAATTGTACATATTTCGCTTTCGTTTTCATTTCTAACATCCAGCAAAATAAAAGAGACCCCACCCGTATCTCTTTCGTCTAACTTCCTTTTCAATTCTAACGCTGAAATTTCAAGTATTTGACTCATGGCCTTTTCTCTTGCAGATTTTCTAACTCTTCACTAAGCGCTTCCCATTTTGCAGAATGTGAGTTGAGATTTTTTTTGACTTCACTATAATTGTCTAACTCAGTTTGGTAACTTCTATTCTTATAAAACCCTGGATCCGCAAGTAGCTCTTCTAATCGGACTTTATTTTTTTCTAAAAGTGAAATCTTTCCTTCCAATTCCGAAATTTCTTTCTGAATTTTTTTTATTCTATTCTTATCTTGAGACTTTGGTTTGTCTGGCTTTGGGTTATAATTTTTTGGTTCTTCGTAAACCCCTTCTTTATGAAATTTCAAATAGTCATCGAAGGAACAATTCAAATTTTTTAATTCTCCACCAATCAGCTCGAAAGTTCTTGAGCATAAACCTTTTAAAAAATCAGGATCGTGGCTGATAATTAACACACTACCCGGAAAATCTGCGAGTGCCCTTTTTAAAGCATCTCGTGTCACCATATCTAAGTGGTTTGTTGGCTCGTCCAACAACAAACAATTGGAAGGACTCAGTACCATAAGAGCCAACCGGAGTCTTGATTGCTCTCCACCGGACATTGATTTTACTTTTTTAAACACCAAGTCATCCGAAAATGCAAAATGCCCCAAAATATCTCGAATAGATTCTTCTGAGATTTCTGGAAATTTCTTCTGAACGCTTTCCAACATATTGAGTTCAGAATTTAGCTCTTCTCCATGCGTTTGCGAAAAATACCCTATTGAAGTTTTTGGTCCATAATAAATCGACCCTGAAGATAGTTTGGATTTTTTCCCAAGTGCGCGAAGAAGTGTAGATTTGCCGGCACCATTTGGACCGACTAAGGCAATCTTTTCGCCTGAAGAAACTTCCATAGAAGCATTTTGAAATATTGGTTTAGAATTTTCAGAATATCGAAAAGAGCCATCTTCCAAACGAAAAGAAATTTTCCCGTCCGGAGTAAAACGAAAATTATAATCCGGTTTTTTATTCCAGAAAAGTTCTTCCGGGTTTTCTACCTTTTCCCTTTTGTCTAATTTTTTTATAGCGCTCTGAACTTGTCTGGCTTTAGTCGCTTTAGAGCGAAATCTCTCTATCCATTCTGATCTTTTTTTTAAGTAGGATTCTTCCTTTTTGAATTGCTCTTTTAATTTTGCGTGAATTTCATTTTTTTCTTCAAGGAACTCGTCTAACGTCCCTGTAAATTCTGTTACACCTTTTTTGGAAATTTCAACAATTGTATTTGTAGTTCTATTTAAAAAATCCGGGTCGTGAGTAACCAATACAAACGCGATACGAATTGACTTCAAATATTCTGAAAGCCATTCCTTGGACGCATCGTCTAAATGATTTGTAGGCTCATCCAACAAAAGTAGATTGTGAGGGTTTAAGAGTGCTATTGCAAGCGCAAGTCTGTGCTTGAATCCGGGCGAAAAATCACCTATTTTCTTTTCAAAAAATTCATCTTTGTATCCAAGACCTGACAAAATTTTTTTTGCACTGACTTCCAACTCGTGCAATCTGTGCGAATTGGCAAAATCTTCCAATTCACTTTGATCATGCAAAAGAATTTCAAATTCTTTACTATCCAAATCTATCGTTTCAAATCTACTATCAATTTGTTTTTTTTTTGCAGAATATTCCTTGTACAAAATATTTTCTTCAAGAGCAGTTTCTAATACTGTTCTATTAGAGTCAAATTCTGGGATTTGTTGAAATAAGGATATTGCTGTATTTTTAGGACGAATCACCTCGCCACTGTCCGGGGAGATTTTCCCAATCGCCATTTGAAAAAGCGTAGTCTTACCGGCACCATTTGGCCCCACTAAGGCTATTTTTTGATTGGGCTTTATATGCCATGAAAAATCCTCAAATAGAATATTTGAGGCATATTGATGGCTGATTGAAATAAACTGAAGCAATCTAAATGGAGGTGTATCTTATTTTTTAGAAAGTTCCGCCTTTCTTTGAACAAGATGTTGGACATATTTGCTTTTTTCGCCTACCATAGTTTCGGTAGATTTTTTTAGAGCTGAATCAATTTCCTGAATGCTCATTTTTGAGATCTTCTTATTCTTCTTTTTTTCCTGATTTTCTTCCGCCATACAATTCTCCTTAGCTTAAAAGACATTTTTTCTAAAATGACAAATTTTTCAATCTAAATAATTTGCCTACATACAAAATCTACACAAAATCGTTTTGCAGCTTTCCAATTCAAAAACTTTGAATTAACAAGATTTTCCATACAACGAATTTACTTATTCGAAAGCAAGATTTCTATAAAATTCCAATTATCAAGATTATATTGAAATTGAATCAAAACAGGTCGAATTCCAAGTTGTCAGAAAATATATTCTTATATTATGTTTTTTTCAGAAAAAAATTAAATCTTTTCAAAAAAAAAACAGTCTAAATAATCGATAGTTTAACATTAAACTATTTATTGCAAGGAGTTTTTATGGTAGAACGAAAAATCAAAAAGACACTAAGAGGACAAAAAACATCTGATGGTGCAGGAGTGAAACTAACCAGACTTTTGGGTTACAATACTACAGAGCTTTTTGACCCATTTTTACTCATGGATCATTTTGGTTCCGATAACCCCAACGACTACATCTCTGGATTTCCTTTTCATCCCCATAGAGGAATAGAAACTGTCACCTACATGCTCTCCGGCAAGATGGAACACCAAGACCATCTGGGAAATAAAGGAGAAATTGGAGCAGGAGACATTCAATGGATGACTGCGGGCAAAGGAATTCTTCACCAAGAAATGCCTAAACTCGAAGGAGGGAAACTATCTGGATTCCAATTGTGGCTCAACCTCCCTGCTACTCATAAAATGATGTCTCCGAGGTACCAAGACATTTCAGTCAATAAAATTCCTATAATTCAAACTGATTCTGTTTTAGTCAAATTAATCGCCGGAGAATTGGACGGAAAAAAAGGGCCTGTAGAGGACACAATCATAAAGCCGGTTTATTTAGACGTATTGATTTCGCCTAACGCAAGTTGGGAATATTTGCACAAAGAAGATGTCACAATGTTCCTGTATTTGTTTCATGGAGAAATGTATATTGGCGAATCAAAAAAAGAAAAAATTGTAGAGGGAGAAATTGTTCTACTGTCTTCGGGAGAAATTCTAAAAATTTCGACCTCAGACAATGGAGCAAGGTTTGTATTGATTGCAGGCAAACCTGTTAAAGAGTCGATTGCTTGGAGAGGACCGATTGTAATGAATACAGAAGAAGAATTACTGAACGCATACATTGAATTGGAAGAGGGCAGATTTATTCAAACCTGAATAAAATCTACACTCCTTTTACCCGACCTGCGGAAATAATATTTCTTAATGATTTTAGATTGTCTAAAATTTCCTGAAGTTGATCGTTGTGCTCTATTTGAATTTGAAACTTAGCCGACAAAGTGCCTCCCTGTAAGGAAGAAGCGCCTGCTTCTATAATATTAGTCTCAGTTCTTGTAATGCACTCTACCATCTCCAAATAAATTCCTTGTCTGTCATAAGCACGAACTTCGATCCAAACAGGGATAGGATCGCTGACCCCACCCCAACGCACAGCAACCATTCGGACTTTTTCAGATTGCTTTTTAGCTACCTCGCAACTACTCTTATGAACACTAACTCCCCTGCCTCTTGTAATAAACCCAATAATCTCGTCTCCGGGAAGTGGGGAGCAACACCCCGAAAGACGCACCATTATGTCTTTGATTCCTGCGACAATAATAGTGATTTCTTTTTGATTCTTTTTTTTCTCTGCTTTTTGTTTCTTTAATAAATCTAAATCTACTTTCGTTATACTACTTTGAACAATTTCATTTCCTTTAGAGATAGATGCATCCTCTTGAAGTTTTCTGAAATACTGTCTAAGTTTCTGTCTTGCAGAAGAAGTTTTTACGATTCTAAGCCAAATAGGAGAAGGTTTATTTTTTTTATCAGTTATGATTTCGATTTGATCACCCGATTTTAGTTCAGTGCGAATCGGAACCATCCTCCCATTTATCTTTGCTCCTTTTGTATATAAACCTATGTCTGTGTGAATTCTAAATGCAAAATCTAAAATTGTAGAGCCTTTTGGAAGCTCGATGATTTCTCCTTTAGGTGTAAAAACAAATACTTCGTCTTCGTGCAAATCAAACGTAAGCTCTTCCAAAAATTCTGAAGGATCTAAAGTAGAGTCCTGCCATACTTTCAATCTTTCGATCCACTTTGGAGTAATTGTTGATTCAGAAGAATTTCCCTCTTTGTAGGACCAGTGTGCGGCAATCCCATACTCTGCGGTTTGATTCATATCATTTGTACGAATCTGCACTTCCATAGGAACTCCATCCGGTCCAATTACTGTAGTGTGCAACGACTGGTATAAATTTGTTTTAGGTGTTGCAATATAGTCCTTGAACCTACCTGGAACAGGTGCCCATAAAGTATGCACAATTCCGAGCACTCCATAGCAATCCTTCATCTCTTCTGCAATTATACGAATTCCTCTCAAATCGAAGATTTCACTAAAACCTTTTTCTTTTGTTTTCATTTTTCGATAAATCGAATAAAAATGTTTTGCCCTTCCCTCTACTGATGCTTGAATATTAATCTCAGAAAGTCTCTGCTTCAAAATAATTTTAATTTTTTCTATATATTCATTTCTTTCTGATTTTTTAGAAGCAATCCTCTTTTTAATTTCTTGGTATTCGTTTGGATGTAAAATTTGAAAAGACAAATCTTCCAATTCTGATTTGATTTTGTAGATACCTAGTCTCCCGGCAATTGGTGCATACAAAGACAAAGTTTCATTTGCAATTCTATTTCTTTTTTCAAGAGGTTGAAATTTTAGTGTCCTCATATTATGAGTCTTGTCGGCTAATTTAATTAAAATTACACGAATGTCGCGTATCGTTGCCAAAACCATTTTACGAATATTTTCTGCGGCTACATTTTCTTTGGTTTGATTTTTTATTTCAGAAATTTTTGTTACACCTTCTACTAATTCACAAATCTCCTGTCCAAACTCTGCTTGAATCCTCTCCTTGGTGTAGTAAGTATCTTCTACAATATCGTGCAATAACCCGGCAGCAACTACAACATAGTCCAACCCCATCTCTGCAAGAATATAGCCTACACTTAAAGGATGAATAATATAAGGCTCACCGGAAAGTCTTGACTGTCCTTCGTGGGCTTTTTTAGCGCAATTGTACGCCTTTTGTACAACTTGCAAAGCCTCTTTTCCAAACCGATCGTCAATGATTTTAAATAAAGAATCTTGCGAAACTGATTTTTCAGCCGCCATTAGATCCTCTCAACTTCAAGACTCAGGTCAAGAAATTTAGTAGTATGAGTGAGATACCCCATACTCACCCCGATGCCCTCAAACTGGGAAAGTGCTTCTAATTTTTCAGGAGTAATCCCACCCGAGCACTCTATGAGTAGAGTAGAATCTAAAGTTTTGATTTTTTTTATTGCTACAATCGTATCTTCTATAGTAAAATTATCTAATAGAATAATTTCTGCCTTGGAACGAACTACCTCTTCAATCTGAGAAATACTGTCCACTTCAACTTCAATCTTCTTATCCGGGAATTTATTCCTGATTTTACTTACAGCTTCTTCAATCGAGCCGGCCATTGCAACGTGGTTGTCCTTGATCATTGCCATGTCCGACAAATCCAATCTGTGATTTGCACCACCTCCTGTATATACAGCATACTTGGCGAGTTTTCTATACCCCGGTAAAGTTTTTCTTGTGTCAAATATCATCAGCTTTTGATTGTATCGCTTTACTAAAGAATTTGTTTGTGTAGATATTCCAGACAAATACTGGATGAAATTCAACAGA from Leptospiraceae bacterium encodes:
- a CDS encoding bifunctional (p)ppGpp synthetase/guanosine-3',5'-bis(diphosphate) 3'-pyrophosphohydrolase, giving the protein MAAEKSVSQDSLFKIIDDRFGKEALQVVQKAYNCAKKAHEGQSRLSGEPYIIHPLSVGYILAEMGLDYVVVAAGLLHDIVEDTYYTKERIQAEFGQEICELVEGVTKISEIKNQTKENVAAENIRKMVLATIRDIRVILIKLADKTHNMRTLKFQPLEKRNRIANETLSLYAPIAGRLGIYKIKSELEDLSFQILHPNEYQEIKKRIASKKSERNEYIEKIKIILKQRLSEINIQASVEGRAKHFYSIYRKMKTKEKGFSEIFDLRGIRIIAEEMKDCYGVLGIVHTLWAPVPGRFKDYIATPKTNLYQSLHTTVIGPDGVPMEVQIRTNDMNQTAEYGIAAHWSYKEGNSSESTITPKWIERLKVWQDSTLDPSEFLEELTFDLHEDEVFVFTPKGEIIELPKGSTILDFAFRIHTDIGLYTKGAKINGRMVPIRTELKSGDQIEIITDKKNKPSPIWLRIVKTSSARQKLRQYFRKLQEDASISKGNEIVQSSITKVDLDLLKKQKAEKKKNQKEITIIVAGIKDIMVRLSGCCSPLPGDEIIGFITRGRGVSVHKSSCEVAKKQSEKVRMVAVRWGGVSDPIPVWIEVRAYDRQGIYLEMVECITRTETNIIEAGASSLQGGTLSAKFQIQIEHNDQLQEILDNLKSLRNIISAGRVKGV
- the nadC gene encoding carboxylating nicotinate-nucleotide diphosphorylase, yielding MKRYYTQPIDQLQLSDYSNLVSMALLEDCPNGDITSESIFLGDDQCRASLVPREEGIFCGMGVVSEICKQTGNTFTYTFYKKDGDSFVKNVPILKMEGNLNTILRVERILLNFIQYLSGISTQTNSLVKRYNQKLMIFDTRKTLPGYRKLAKYAVYTGGGANHRLDLSDMAMIKDNHVAMAGSIEEAVSKIRNKFPDKKIEVEVDSISQIEEVVRSKAEIILLDNFTIEDTIVAIKKIKTLDSTLLIECSGGITPEKLEALSQFEGIGVSMGYLTHTTKFLDLSLEVERI
- a CDS encoding pirin family protein; this encodes MVERKIKKTLRGQKTSDGAGVKLTRLLGYNTTELFDPFLLMDHFGSDNPNDYISGFPFHPHRGIETVTYMLSGKMEHQDHLGNKGEIGAGDIQWMTAGKGILHQEMPKLEGGKLSGFQLWLNLPATHKMMSPRYQDISVNKIPIIQTDSVLVKLIAGELDGKKGPVEDTIIKPVYLDVLISPNASWEYLHKEDVTMFLYLFHGEMYIGESKKEKIVEGEIVLLSSGEILKISTSDNGARFVLIAGKPVKESIAWRGPIVMNTEEELLNAYIELEEGRFIQT